Proteins co-encoded in one Pelodiscus sinensis isolate JC-2024 chromosome 7, ASM4963464v1, whole genome shotgun sequence genomic window:
- the ARL6IP6 gene encoding ADP-ribosylation factor-like protein 6-interacting protein 6, with protein sequence MSVTAGSSGRLGRLSRLGATPGTPWLGGGAVARSLQAELLQETEEEEVAAASGVSASQGGVPLPHKRNGGLMAPQGGARWPARACSMLCCLLAVSALAFLLAIACLVLKDLRSEKEKNEDGIETGLLGFWGLFVLALMTGLSCCSFSWTVTYFDSFEPGMFPPTPLSPARFK encoded by the exons ATGTCTGTGACTGCGGGCAGCAGCGGGCGGCTGGGCCGGCTCAGCAGGTTGGGGGCCACCCCCGGGACGCCGTGGCTGGGGGGCGGCGCGGTGGCGCGGAGCCTGCAGGCCGAGCTGctgcaggagacggaggaggaagaggtggcagCAGCGAGCGGCGTCTCGGCGTCCCAGGGCGGAGTCCCGCTGCCCCACAAGCGGAATGGCGGGCTGATGGCTCCGCAGGGGGGGGCCCGTTGGCCGGCCCGGGCCTGCTCGATGCTCTGCTGCCTCCTGGCCGTCTCCgccctcgccttcctgctggccatcGCTTGCCTCGTGCTCAAAG atTTGCGCTCtgagaaagagaaaaatgaagatGGCATAGAAACTGGCTTGTTAG GATTTTGGGGTCTGTTTGTTTTAGCCTTGATGACAGGGCTCTCGTGCTGCAGCTTTTCTTGGACGGTGACTTATTTTGATTCCTTTGAACCAGGAATGTTTCCTCCAACTCCACTTTCACCTGCACGATTTAAGTAA